In Salvelinus namaycush isolate Seneca unplaced genomic scaffold, SaNama_1.0 Scaffold1906, whole genome shotgun sequence, the genomic window ACATGACACAGCAATCCACTGCAATGACATCTTTAAACCCTTACCTGGCCAAGAGAGAAgcatcagaactgtgctgacgaAGGGCATCGCTGGCATCGGAAAAactgtctctgtgcagaagttcatccTAGACTGGGCTGAAGGGAAGGCTAATCAAGATGTGGACATCATATTTGTGCTTCCTTTCCGGGAGCTGAACTTGATCAAAGATCTCCAGTACAGTCTTCTCAGACTTTTAAATGACTTCCACACAGAACTAGACATAGGCAATGCAGAGAAACTCACTGCCTGTAAAGCtatgttcatctttgatggtttGGATGAAAGCAGACTTCCATTCGATTTCCAGCAGAATGAAACAGTGTCTGATGTCACCCAGACATCATCTgttgatgttctgctgacaaacctcatcaaggggaatctgcttccctctgctctcctctggataactacccgacctgcagcagccaataagatcccccataagtgtgttgaccaggtgacagaggtacgagggttcaatgacccacagaaggaggagtacttcaggaagagattcagtgatgaggacctggccagcagaatcatctcacacataaagacatcaaggagcctccacatcatgtgccacatgccagtgttctgttggatttctgcaatagtccttgaacacatgttgagtacagacaagaggagagagatgcccacgactctgactgagatgtccATACACTTCCTGCTCATTCAGACCAGCCTGAAGAACCAGAAGTATCATGGAAGAGATGAGATGGATCAAGAGGAGCTCATGGAGTCAGATAAGGAAATTATTCTGAAGCTGGGGAAGCTGGCGTTTGAAAATCTGGAGAAGGGTAATCTCAtgttctatgaagaagacctgaaagaggctggcctTGATGTCAaagaagcctcagtgtactcaggagtgTGCACACAAATCTTTAAAGAAGAGTCTGTGTTATTTCAGAGAGTGGTGTACTGCTTtattcatctgagcattcaggagtttctctCAGCTGTCTACATGTACCATTGTTACACAACCAAGAACATGGATGCACTGAAGCCCTTCCTCAAGAGAAAGTCTAGAGGTGCGTCTGAAGAGCTAACCTTGGATGAGCTGCTGAAGAGTACCGTGGATAAAGCCTTGGAGAGTAAGAATGGACACCTGGACCTTTTTGTCCGCTTCCTTCATGGCAtgtcactggagtccaatcagaaacTCCTACGAGGTCTGGTGACACAGACAGAAAGCAGTCCAGAGAGCGTCCAGAAAACAATCCGATCCCTTAAGGTGATGCAGAGGAAGAACGTCTCCCCTGAGAGGTGCATCAATCTCTTCCACTGTCTGATAGAGATGAAAGACCATTCTGTACAGGAGGAAATCCAAGCGTACTTGAGGTCAGAGAACAGATCCAAAAACCTCACACATGCTCACTGTTCAGCGCTGGCCTACATGCTGCAGATATCAGAGGAGGTTCTGGATGTGTTTAACCTGAAGGAATACAAGACATCAGAGGAGGGTCGTAGGAGACTGGTCCCAGCTGTGAGAGGCTGCAGGAAAGCTCTGTAAGTATTCATGTAAATATCGCACACCAAAATAAATTGTAGTTACAGCAGTATTTTcattggctgactggctctgtaaCTACCCATGTGACTATCCCTCAGACCAAACTTTAATGTATGTAGGAACAACAGTATTTTcattggctgactggctctgtaaCTACCCATGTGACTATCCCTCAGACCAAACTTTACTGTATGTAGGAACAACAGTATTTTcattggctgactggctctgtaaGTAATCATGTGACTATCCCTCAGACCAAACATTACTGTATGTAGGAACAACAGTATTTTcattggctgactggctctgtaaCTACCCATGTGACTATCCCTCAGACCAAACTTTACTGTATGTAGGAACAACAGTATTTTcattggctgactgg contains:
- the LOC120037831 gene encoding NLR family CARD domain-containing protein 3-like is translated as MKTDFSMERPIHFSNGSGTFDPRISNQTQSFQRPVSPVPSHLSMKSDFSMERPINFCNGSGTFDPRGFYHTQTAQYTVPSCLSMNSDFSMDRPVNSSGGGSVTFDRSGWSTLPEDQSRCAVCQQVLRDPVSITCGHRFCRQCITRYWEKPAPSGDYDCPQCRKRSRTRPVLQHLSEPNDARGSENMDDSLERAVVNHKDSLQRAIVNHKDSLQRAIVNHKDSLRRRYECVIEGIETAGNQTPLNRIYTELYITEGESEGVNNEHEVWQLETASRTPTSHDTAIHCNDIFKPLPGQERSIRTVLTKGIAGIGKTVSVQKFILDWAEGKANQDVDIIFVLPFRELNLIKDLQYSLLRLLNDFHTELDIGNAEKLTACKAMFIFDGLDESRLPFDFQQNETVSDVTQTSSVDVLLTNLIKGNLLPSALLWITTRPAAANKIPHKCVDQVTEVRGFNDPQKEEYFRKRFSDEDLASRIISHIKTSRSLHIMCHMPVFCWISAIVLEHMLSTDKRREMPTTLTEMSIHFLLIQTSLKNQKYHGRDEMDQEELMESDKEIILKLGKLAFENLEKGNLMFYEEDLKEAGLDVKEASVYSGVCTQIFKEESVLFQRVVYCFIHLSIQEFLSAVYMYHCYTTKNMDALKPFLKRKSRGASEELTLDELLKSTVDKALESKNGHLDLFVRFLHGMSLESNQKLLRGLVTQTESSPESVQKTIRSLKVMQRKNVSPERCINLFHCLIEMKDHSVQEEIQAYLRSENRSKNLTHAHCSALAYMLQISEEVLDVFNLKEYKTSEEGRRRLVPAVRGCRKAL